In Chiroxiphia lanceolata isolate bChiLan1 chromosome 9, bChiLan1.pri, whole genome shotgun sequence, one DNA window encodes the following:
- the IL12RB2 gene encoding interleukin-12 receptor subunit beta-2, protein MPFAWIVLSAIWLVMHFTAEACRKGIMTSSKAPHGTEEICDKGRMTANTASAIQPGTNVTLSCYLGDLQTPKCRIGIFLNNSEQVKNSGHSVSKTFPVNTYGRHTFTCKMVCGGRKKLICGIDIKCGNPPDEPGNVSCIQIGTDSHPVCTWDKGRLTYLDTTYVIQLSNGTHDLCFSEESLNKTFGLLALRKLNFDSNYTVVVSASNKLGSASSQPFTFTLIDIVKPHPPDFLVEFDSSSATNCTLFWHNEAQAQHCRLRYRPLTRHSWSTVEIFSSEQYHLHGLEPDTAYEFQVSCKIHPERGLWSDWKMNEARTPEAEPTGIPDVWYRQEQDLGSQQQNISLFWKALSKSEAGGRILGYRVTFEALDHQNPPTESHQTTHTSYSKVTPRVDYRITVTAQNSRGRSPPASILTNLGIQDLPPPQQVSAMAMGNSSILVSWKPPLRSAVPVGGYVVEWAETGRNPHLEPHHTWAKLPVSNLSTVIAEHIKDNMCYQIRVFALYQDRAGQAVSVRGYSTAQAPSAGPQMFTIPSATGVLVSWEEIPVPQQRGCITGYHVYLQRTDSQGDPQVYAIPNGTAPGSLYIPDLQPGELYDLWVTGSTVAGEGPPGNSDRLRLESARGWVTPVLTCSFFIFSACACFVPPARKVFHSLLSVLLPQWQNKAIPDPANATWAKSFMATKAELSSSSILFPPSTVGFEEPEPTPVEEAFMQPDPPAPGDKLLVGSAGSRRHGDWAQESSIHHQPRPH, encoded by the exons ATGCCATTTGCATGGATTGTGCTCTCAGCAATTTGGCTGGTGATGCATTTCACAGCAG AAGCCTGCAGGAAAGGGATCATGACTTCCAGCAAAGCTCCCCATGGCACTGAGGAAATCTGTGACAAAGGGAGAATGACAGCCAACACTGCCAGTGCCATCCAGCCTGGGACCAACGTCACCCTGTCCTGCTACCTGGGAGACTTGCAGACACCTAAGTGCAGGATAGGGATTTTCCTTAACAACTCTGAACAAGTTAAAAATTCTGGCCATTCAGTaagcaaaacatttccagtCAATACCTATGGCAGACACACCTTTACATGCAAAATGGTttgtggaggaaggaaaaaactcaTTTGTGGAATCGATATCAAGTGTGGAA ATCCTCCAGATGAGCCAGGAAATGTGTCATGTATCCAGATCGGAACAGACAGCCACCCCGTCTGCACCTGGGATAAGGGAAGGCTCACATACCTTGACACCACGTATGTGATACA GCTCTCAAATGGGACACATGACTTGtgcttttcagaagaaagtCTGAATAAGACATTTGGCTTGCTGGCTCTGAGAAAGTTGAATTTTGACTCCAATTACACCGTTGTGGTTTCTGCCTCCAATAAGTTGGGAAGTGCTTCTTCACAGCCATTCACCTTCACATTAATAGACATAG TGAAGCCACATCCTCCTGACTTTTTAGTGGAATTTGACAGTTCTTCTGCGACCAACTGCACTCTTTTTTGGCACAATGAAGcacaagcacagcactgcaggctgaGATACCGTCCCCTCACCAGGCACTCCTGGAGCACG GTTGAAATCTTCAGCAGTGAACAATACCACCTTCATGGGCTGGAGCCTGACACAGCCTATGAGTTCCAGGTCAGCTGTAAAATTCACCCCGAGCGAGGGCTGTGGAGCGACTGGAAAATGAACGAAGCCCGGACTCCAGAAGCAG AGCCGACCGGGATCCCCGATGTCTGGTACCGGCAGGAGCAGGACCTGGgctctcagcagcagaacatctCACTCTTTTGGAAG GCTCTGAGCAAGtcagaggcaggaggaagaatCCTGGGGTACAGAGTGACCTTTGAAGCCCTGGACCATCAGAACCCCCCCACAGAATCCCACCAAACCACTCACACCAGCTACTCCAAAGTCACACCAAGGGTGGACTACAGGATCACAGTCACTGCTCAGAACTCTCGGGGCAGGTCCCCCCCTGCATCCATCCTGACCAACCTGGGTATCCAGG ATCTGCCACCTCCTCAGCAAGTCTCTGCCATGGCCATGGGGAACAGCAGCATCCTGGTCAGCTGGAAACCACCCCTCAGATCTGCTGTGCCCGTCGGTGGGTACGTGGTGGAGTGGGCAGAGACAGGGAGGAACCCACACCTGGAGCCCCATCACACCTGGGCAAAGCTTCCCGTGTCCAACCTGTCCACAGTGATAGCAG AGCACATCAAAGATAACATGTGCTACCAGATCCGTGTGTTTGCTCTCTACCAGGACAGAGCTGGACAGGCAGTGTCAGTCAGAGGATACTCCACAGCACAAG CCCCATCAGCTGGGCCCCAGATGTTCACAATCCCTTCGGCCACCGGCGTCTTGGTGTCATGGGAGGAAATCCCTGTTCcccagcagaggggctgcatCACAGGGTACCACGTGTACCTGCAGAGGACGGACAGCCAGGGAGACCCTCAGGTCTATG CCATTCCCAATGGGACGGCCCCGGGGTCCCTGTACATCCCGGACCTGCAGCCAGGGGAGCTCTACGACCTGTGGGTGACAGGGTCCACTGTGGCCGGGGAGGGGCCGCCGGGCAACAGCGACCGGCTCCGCCTGGAAA GTGCCAGGGGCTGGGTGACTCCGGTGCTCACCTGCAGCTTCTTCATCTTCTCAGCCTGTGCTTGTTTTGTGCCTCCAGCAAGAAAAGT GTTCCACTCGCTCCTCTCCGTGCTCCTGCCACAGTGGCAGAACAAAGCCATTCCCGACCCAGCTAACGCCACGTGGGCCAAGAGCTTCATGGCTACCAAG gcagagctgagctcatCCTCTATCCTGTTCCCGCCCAGCACCGTCGGCTTTGAAGAGCCTGAACCAACCCCCGTGGAGGAAGCTTTCATGCAGCCTGATCCCCCGGCCCCTGGGGACAAACTGCTGGTGGGCAGCGCTGGCAGCAGGAGGCATGGGGACTGGGCACAGGAGAGCTCAA TACATCACCAACCCCGGCCCCACTGA